The DNA region CAAGCGATTCTTTTGCAAAGGATTCTTCCAAAAAACAAGTCACTAAAAGCATGGCTCCGGAAACTCCAGAGCAGGAGTTGCAGGCTTTAAAAGAAGGCAACCAGCGTTTTGTTGCCGGGACTTTAAGAAATCACGACTATCGCTATCAGATAGACAAAACCAAAGATGGCCAAAAACCTTATGCGGTGGTTTTAAGCTGTCTTGATTCACGCATTCCGGTTGAGGTGGTATTCGATCAAGGGATCGGGGAGCTGTTCGTAGCCCGTGTCGCCGGTAATATTGAAAACAACGATATCCTTGGCAGCATGGAATTTGGAACCGCAGCCATGGGAGCAAAACTGGTCGTGGTCATGGGGCATACCAAGTGCGGTGCCGTCAAAGGTGCTTGCAACAATGTGAAGCTGGGGCATTTGACCGCCTTGCTTGATAAGATTCAACCGGCAGTCCGACAAGTCAAAAAATCCACATCGGGTTTCAATCCGGAATCCTATGATCATGTGGACTTGGTTTCTGAAGAAAACGTAAAGCAAACCGTGGCCCGCATTCGCAAAAGCAGTGAAATCATCCGTAAGCTTGAGGAAGAAGGAAAGGTTCGCATCGTGGGCGCGATGTATGATATTTCCACAGGCAACGTGAAGTTCATGGATATGCCATCAAAGTTGGCTGACCTTCACTAAAACCTCAAAGCTGTTCTTAATGCAAAGTACTGGCTGTCGTCGGAGTTCGTGGACTCTTTGATAAAGGCTCCGGCGGCAGTGTTTGGCATGCCCTGAATCTTAGGTTTATTTTTTACGGATGTCTTCGCAAAATTGCAAAGTGTAGGATTGATGCCCATGTTTGAATGTCACAGGTTGTCCTGAGGTCATTTGCGCAGGACTGAACTGCAGTGTCGATTGAGCTTTTTTTGAAACCAAATCCGCCCGCGGTCGGCCGCCATTATCCAGATGAATTTCCATGCCCCATTCCAGATATTCAAGATTATAGGTAACTGTGCCGTTTTGCAGGCGCCCCTGTTGCGTGCGCATTTTGTCTTTTTTAAAATTGATGCATTCAGGTTTAAAGCTGACTTCACTGACTTTGGTTTGCACGCCGTCAAAGGGGCGGTTTTTTTGATCCACATCCCAAAGAATAACAAATTTGCTTTGTGCGTGCAGCTTATCGAGTTCGGTGTTCACATCGGCATTGAAGGACTTCATCAAAGGATCTGTGAAACGGCTGATTAAGTTGGCAGACGCCTCACGAATATCGCTTGAGATATTGGCTTTACCGCAATCCGGGTGAGGGGATGCCGAGGAGGCAATTCCTGGAATATTGATGCAGGCAAAGTTGGATCCAAAACTGACGTGGTAAAACGGCGCTTTTTTAAGGTTCACATCCGCCGCCGTACCCATGGAGTTAAGCAGTCCTTTGACTTCAAGATTTGGAGTCATCAGTGGCGAGCCCGAGTTGCCCTTCATGGTTTCACAAGGAACCATGGCGATGATCGGACTTTTGACACCGGTAAAGAAGGGATTCGCCAAAGAGTTCTGAACGGCCGGGCAGGAAACCTTGCGCAAAATTCCCGTACCCTTGTCGGTCGGATCGATTTTGTACAACGTCAAAACTTCGCCATCAGAGATGCCAGATGTATTGATTGGTGCCGAGAGGCGAGGGGCTTTTTTGGAAAGCTTAAAG from Bdellovibrio sp. GT3 includes:
- a CDS encoding carbonic anhydrase family protein; this encodes MVKAMVLTLAVAFTFSAYSSDSFAKDSSKKQVTKSMAPETPEQELQALKEGNQRFVAGTLRNHDYRYQIDKTKDGQKPYAVVLSCLDSRIPVEVVFDQGIGELFVARVAGNIENNDILGSMEFGTAAMGAKLVVVMGHTKCGAVKGACNNVKLGHLTALLDKIQPAVRQVKKSTSGFNPESYDHVDLVSEENVKQTVARIRKSSEIIRKLEEEGKVRIVGAMYDISTGNVKFMDMPSKLADLH
- a CDS encoding trypsin-like serine peptidase codes for the protein MKSSVIFSILILILEPVAAKSIYKVTCESPDSCPESVVGLNYDGKSVCTGVLVADDIVATNLHCIPEDIRQNETSCKGRITVTFPASRSRDEEYGDCEQIKWVSPALKDTALTPDWAFFKLSKKAPRLSAPINTSGISDGEVLTLYKIDPTDKGTGILRKVSCPAVQNSLANPFFTGVKSPIIAMVPCETMKGNSGSPLMTPNLEVKGLLNSMGTAADVNLKKAPFYHVSFGSNFACINIPGIASSASPHPDCGKANISSDIREASANLISRFTDPLMKSFNADVNTELDKLHAQSKFVILWDVDQKNRPFDGVQTKVSEVSFKPECINFKKDKMRTQQGRLQNGTVTYNLEYLEWGMEIHLDNGGRPRADLVSKKAQSTLQFSPAQMTSGQPVTFKHGHQSYTLQFCEDIRKK